A part of Ammospiza caudacuta isolate bAmmCau1 chromosome 5, bAmmCau1.pri, whole genome shotgun sequence genomic DNA contains:
- the ELFN2 gene encoding protein phosphatase 1 regulatory subunit 29 codes for MRAPLQTMLCLGLWAAALLCLFSPGTVRGDCWLIEGDKGYVWLAICSQNQPPYETIPQHINSTVHDLRLNENKLKVVLYSSLNRFGNLTDLNLTKNEISYIEDGAFMGQSNLQVLQLGYNKLTNLTEGMLRGMARLQFLFVQHNLIELVTPTAFSECPSLISIDLSSNRLSRLEGNTFTSLSNLMVCELAGNPFNCDCSLYGFLNWLALFNNVTKNYDRLQCETPREFAGYPLLVPRPHHNRNAITIFQSMCRGGTIPSLSRVNPTPYTPDSQRDLDEGSAISPGDFLSVKPPASSTTDSSFSPSIKLHDVTITSAILMVTIPMPYSKMYVLVQYNNSYVSDIATLKSKKEYVTVNKLKAHTDYTFCVASIRNNRRYNHTCLTFATRSKGREDPISSTSTTTHYIMTTLGCLFGMVIVLGVVYYCLRKRRMQEEKQKSLNVKKTILEMRYGSDIDTSTMVHPSQKLGEPPVIPVSRMSSIPSMIGEKLPPSKSMDAGMETPKVTTKGNYIEVRTGGGDGLERTQRDEDLRELDNGQGSAAEISTIAKEVDKVNQIINNCIDALKLDTASFLGGGTGVDSDMAFECQSIPAGSSTGLERPSFLSPSYKESSHHPLQRQLSADAAVARKTCSVSSSGSIKSAKVFSLDVPDHPPLSKSDSKYIEKGSPLNSPLDRLPLVSPSAIHHLEVKPSYHCSEHRHSFPALYYEESADTLSQRVSFLKPLSRSKRDSTYSQLSPRHYFSGYSSSPEYSSESTHKIWERFRPYKKHHREEVYMAAGHALRKKVQFAKDEDLHDILDYWKGVSAQQKL; via the coding sequence ATGAGGGCACCACTGCAGACCATGCTGTGCCTGGGGTTGTGggcagctgccctgctctgcttgtTTTCCCCTGGCACCGTGCGAGGAGACTGCTGGCTGATTGAGGGGGACAAAGGGTATGTGTGGCTGGCCATCTGCAGCCAGAACCAGCCCCCGTATGAGACCATCCCCCAGCACATCAACAGTACGGTGCACGACTTGCGTCTGAACGAGAACAAGCTCAAGGTAGTGCTGTACTCCTCCCTCAACCGCTTCGGCAACCTGACTGATTTGAACCTGACCAAGAATGAGATCTCCTACATTGAAGATGGGGCTTTCATGGGTCAGTCAAACCTCCAGGTCCTACAGCTGGGCTACAACAAACTCACCAACCTGACAGAGGGCATGTTGCGGGGCATGGCCCGCCTCCAGTTCCTCTTTGTGCAGCATAACCTAATTGAGCTGGTCACCCCTACTGCCTTCTCTGAGTGTCCCAGCTTGATTAGCATTGACCTGTCATCCAACCGCCTCAGCCGTCTGGAGGGCAACACTTTCACCAGCTTGAGCAACCTGATGGTGTGCGAGCTGGCTGGCAACCCCTTCAACTGTGACTGTAGCCTCTATGGCTTCCTTAACTGGCTGGCTCTCTTCAACAACGTCACCAAGAACTATGACCGCCTCCAGTGTGAGACTCCACGGGAGTTTGCTGGGTATCCACTTCTGGTGCCGCGGCCTCACCACAACCGCAATGCCATCACCATCTTCCAGTCCATGTGCAGAGGGGGCAccatcccctccctctccaGGGTCAACCCAACTCCTTACACCCCTGACTCCCAGCGAGATCTGGATGAGGGGTCAGCAATCAGCCCTGGGGATTTCCTCTCAGTCAAGCCTCCAGCCTCTTCCACCACTGACTCCTCCTTCAGTCCCAGCATCAAACTACATGACGTCACCATCACTTCAGCCATCCTGATGGTCACCATCCCTATGCCCTACAGTAAGATGTATGTGCTGGTCCAATACAACAACAGCTACGTTTCTGACATAGCAACACTAAAGAGCAAGAAGGAATATGTCACTGTCAACAAGCTGAAGGCCCACACTGATTATACATTCTGTGTGGCCTCTATCCGCAACAACAGGCGTTACAACCATACTTGCCTGACTTTTGCAACCCGGAGCAAAGGCAGGGAGGATCCTATTTCCAGTACTTCCACCACTACACACTATATTATGACCACCCTGGGTTGCCTCTTTGGGATGGTCATTGTTCTGGGGGTGGTGTACTACTGCCTGCGGAAGCGGAGGATGCAGGAGGAGAAACAGAAGTCACTCAATGTCAAAAAGACCATTCTAGAAATGCGCTATGGATCAGATATTGATACCAGTACCATGGTCCATCCTTCCCAGAAGCTGGGTGAGCCACCTGTCATTCCTGTCTCACGGATGTCCTCCATCCCTTCCATGATTGGGGAGAAGTTGCCCCCATCGAAGTCAATGGATGCTGGGATGGAGACTCCCAAAGTCACCACTAAAGGTAACTACATTGAGGTGCGGACAGGTGGTGGGGATGGGCTGGAGAGAACCCAGCGAGATGAGGACCTGAGGGAGCTTGACAATGGGCAAGGCTCAGCTGCTGAGATCTCTACTATAGCCAAGGAGGTAGACAAGGTCAACCAGATCATCAACAACTGTATTGATGCCCTCAAGCTGGACACAGCATCTTTCCTGGGTGGTGGGACTGGTGTTGACTCAGATATGGCCTTTGAGTGCCAGTCCATCCCAGCTGGATCCTCAACTGGGCTAGAGCGGCCCAGCTTTCTTTCCCCATCCTACAAAGAAAGCTCCCACCACCCTTTGCAGCGCCAGCTCAGTGCTGATGCTGCTGTGGCCAGAAAGACCTGCAGTGTCTCCTCTAGTGGCTCCATCAAGAGCGCCAAGGTCTTCAGCTTGGATGTGCCTGACCACCCACCACTCAGCAAGTCTGACTCCAAATACATTGAGAAGGGCAGCCCACTAAACAGCCCTTTGGATCGTCTTCCCTTGGTGTCTCCGAGCGCCATCCACCACTTGGAGGTCAAGCCTTCTTACCATTGCAGCGAGCACCGTcactccttcccagccctgtaCTATGAGGAGAGTGCTGACACCTTGAGCCAGCGGGTGTCATTCCTCAAGCCACTGTCCCGGTCCAAGCGAGACTCCACGTACTCCCAGCTCTCCCCGAGACACTACTTCTCGGGCTACTCCTCCAGCCCCGAGTACTCCTCAGAGAGCACCCACAAGATCTGGGAGCGATTCCGGCCTTACAAGAAGCATCACAGGGAGGAGGTTTACATGGCAGCTGGGCATGCCCTGCGGAAGAAAGTTCAATTTGCCAAGGACGAGGATCTGCATGACATCCTGGATTACTGGAAAGGAGTCTCTGCTCAGCAGAAGCTGTGA